From Gemmatimonadota bacterium, the proteins below share one genomic window:
- a CDS encoding serine/threonine-protein kinase — MTPGHPPPVDPERWSRIEALFHAASELAPGERRAFLARECGRDADLCSAVERLLEADESTSAVVDRSLEELSDGLTGDSDRASTLAPGTQVGRYRIAEVLGRGGMGTVYRAERADGVYERSVALKVARQERLEGDALARFHREQQILARLQHPGIASLLDGGTTPDGFPFLVMELIEGDSLTVYARDRSVRDRLGLALQVIDAVDHAHRGLVVHRDLKPSNILVTPSGTVKLLDFGIAHLIEDDSGDGELTRPGLMILTPDYAAPEQIRGEPVTTAVDVYALGAVLYELLTLRKPFGRVERTWIDLERVLGEEPPALSRAPGLDAATRRALDGDLERIVHKAMHKDPTRRYASARALGDDLRRWLAGLPVQARPDTVTYRLSRFLQRHRAASAATAALVAALVLGTTTTLWQAHRARVEAERGRAVGAFVISLFEGADPDLHPEGPVTARDLLVAGAARVDSLAAAPATRVDLLTTLGSLLGKVGDYDGAETLLDRAVGEARAGLPASDPGLARALDELGVRRTLTGDAGLAEPALREALALRVEHAASPDEIAATEGNLAAAYRNLGRLDEAAALYRSAIDRLAASTGGDSLAFASELMGLGQVLQDQGRLDDAEAAFRTVLRLHERAGLEIPFVAIATHNLGVVLAQKNDLAAAEEAHRAARAIWQRLFPDGHPEIARSWEALGRVLASQRRWPEADTAYANAIELWRVRAGPDDTHLATMHANRANLRFFAGDFAAAAEAYREGVRIWQANDQPVLLGAGLRNLGLIEMEAGDLRAADTLLSAALAVRRRVHGDVHTAVAETHTAISALRLQQERFRDAETEARTALEQLAGLVEEDHPLVFNARLRLGIALAGQGRFPEALGPLEAAYGRYASAGGGPSADRGRATYWLAITVGGLGDRARGRALVEESLPYLRAGLRPDAPDVRRAERRLSTGR; from the coding sequence GTGACCCCCGGGCATCCACCTCCGGTGGATCCGGAGCGCTGGTCCCGGATCGAAGCGCTCTTCCACGCGGCGTCGGAGCTGGCGCCTGGCGAGCGGCGCGCCTTCCTGGCCCGCGAGTGCGGACGCGACGCGGATCTGTGTTCGGCCGTCGAGCGCCTGCTGGAGGCGGACGAGAGCACGAGCGCGGTCGTCGACCGCTCGCTCGAGGAGCTGTCCGATGGCCTGACGGGCGACAGCGACCGGGCGAGCACCCTCGCGCCCGGTACGCAGGTCGGCCGCTACCGGATCGCGGAGGTGCTCGGACGGGGCGGGATGGGGACCGTGTACCGGGCGGAGCGCGCGGACGGCGTCTACGAGCGCAGCGTGGCCCTCAAGGTGGCGCGACAGGAACGCCTCGAAGGCGACGCGCTCGCGCGCTTCCACCGCGAGCAGCAGATCCTCGCGCGCCTCCAGCATCCCGGTATCGCCTCGCTCCTGGATGGAGGCACCACTCCGGACGGATTCCCCTTCCTCGTCATGGAGCTCATCGAGGGGGATTCGCTCACCGTGTACGCGCGGGACCGTAGCGTCCGCGACCGGCTGGGGCTGGCGTTGCAGGTGATCGACGCGGTGGACCATGCCCATCGCGGGCTGGTCGTGCACCGGGACCTCAAGCCCTCCAACATCCTGGTGACGCCTTCGGGCACCGTGAAGCTGCTCGACTTCGGGATCGCCCACCTGATCGAGGACGACTCGGGCGACGGCGAGCTGACCCGACCCGGCTTGATGATCCTCACGCCGGACTACGCGGCCCCCGAACAGATCCGCGGGGAGCCGGTCACCACCGCGGTGGACGTGTACGCGCTCGGCGCCGTGCTGTACGAGCTGCTCACGCTGCGCAAGCCGTTCGGGCGGGTGGAGCGCACCTGGATCGACCTCGAGCGCGTGCTCGGGGAAGAGCCTCCCGCCCTCTCGCGCGCCCCGGGGCTCGACGCGGCCACGCGCCGCGCGCTCGATGGCGACCTCGAGCGGATCGTGCACAAGGCGATGCACAAGGATCCCACGCGACGGTACGCCTCGGCGCGAGCGCTCGGCGACGACCTGCGGCGCTGGCTCGCTGGACTGCCGGTCCAGGCCCGTCCGGACACGGTGACCTATCGCCTTTCCCGGTTCCTGCAGCGCCACCGGGCCGCGTCCGCGGCCACCGCCGCGCTCGTCGCCGCGTTGGTGCTGGGCACGACGACCACGCTTTGGCAGGCGCACCGTGCCCGCGTGGAGGCGGAGCGGGGCCGAGCCGTCGGCGCGTTCGTGATCAGCCTGTTCGAGGGCGCAGACCCGGACCTCCATCCAGAAGGCCCCGTGACGGCACGGGACCTCCTGGTGGCGGGCGCAGCGCGCGTCGATTCGCTCGCGGCCGCACCCGCCACGCGCGTCGACCTGTTGACGACGCTCGGCTCCCTGCTGGGGAAGGTGGGTGACTACGACGGTGCGGAGACGCTGCTGGATCGGGCGGTGGGTGAGGCGCGGGCCGGCCTCCCGGCCTCCGACCCCGGGCTCGCGCGCGCGCTGGACGAGCTCGGCGTCCGCCGCACGCTGACCGGGGACGCGGGGCTCGCCGAGCCCGCGCTGCGGGAGGCGCTCGCGTTGCGTGTGGAGCACGCCGCCTCCCCCGACGAGATCGCGGCGACCGAGGGCAACCTCGCCGCCGCCTACCGCAATCTGGGCCGCCTGGACGAAGCGGCCGCGCTGTACCGCTCCGCCATCGATCGCCTGGCCGCGAGCACGGGCGGCGACTCGCTGGCGTTCGCTTCGGAGCTGATGGGGTTGGGTCAGGTGCTGCAGGATCAGGGTCGGCTCGACGATGCGGAGGCCGCGTTCCGCACCGTGCTGCGGCTGCACGAGCGCGCCGGTCTCGAGATCCCGTTCGTGGCCATCGCCACGCACAACCTCGGCGTGGTGCTCGCGCAGAAGAACGACCTGGCCGCAGCCGAGGAGGCGCACCGCGCAGCGCGTGCCATCTGGCAGCGGCTCTTCCCGGACGGCCATCCCGAGATCGCGCGCTCCTGGGAGGCCCTGGGACGGGTGCTGGCCAGCCAGAGACGCTGGCCGGAGGCGGACACGGCGTACGCGAACGCGATCGAGCTGTGGCGTGTCCGGGCCGGCCCGGACGACACACACCTCGCCACCATGCACGCGAACCGTGCCAACCTGCGCTTCTTCGCGGGCGACTTCGCCGCCGCCGCCGAGGCCTATCGCGAAGGCGTGCGGATCTGGCAGGCCAACGACCAGCCCGTCCTGCTCGGCGCGGGACTCCGCAACCTGGGCCTCATCGAGATGGAGGCGGGCGACCTCCGGGCTGCGGATACACTGCTGTCCGCCGCTCTCGCCGTCCGCCGCCGCGTGCACGGGGACGTGCACACCGCCGTGGCCGAGACCCACACGGCGATCTCCGCGCTCCGGCTGCAGCAGGAGCGCTTCCGGGACGCGGAGACCGAGGCCCGCACCGCGCTGGAGCAGCTCGCCGGGCTCGTGGAGGAGGATCATCCGCTGGTGTTCAACGCCCGCCTGCGGCTCGGCATCGCCCTGGCGGGACAGGGTCGTTTCCCGGAGGCGCTCGGCCCCCTGGAGGCCGCGTACGGACGCTACGCCTCCGCGGGAGGCGGGCCCAGCGCGGACCGGGGCCGCGCGACCTACTGGCTGGCCATCACGGTCGGCGGCCTGGGGGACCGGGCCCGCGGTCGGGCGCTGGTGGAGGAGTCCCTGCCCTACCTGCGGGCGGGCCTACGGCCCGACGCCCCGGACGTGCGCCGGGCCGAGCGACGGCTGTCGACAGGCCGTTGA
- a CDS encoding sigma-70 family RNA polymerase sigma factor: MPEPPPITELLQRIGHGDSDSLDRLFDLVYDDLKRRAHYQLAGGDSPTLDTTALVHEAYVKLAHTSASEWRDRVHFFRVAARAMRQIVVDRARAHLSQKRGGGAVVLPLQEFDDVADEPGLAAVTLLSLDRALSRLAEQSPRLAQVVELRFFSGLSVEETAAALDVSDRTIKRDWRLARAFLEDAMRTGADGDEPGSPGPG, from the coding sequence ATGCCCGAGCCGCCCCCCATCACCGAGCTGCTCCAGCGGATCGGGCACGGTGATTCCGACTCGCTGGACCGGCTCTTCGACCTCGTCTACGACGACCTGAAGCGCCGTGCGCACTACCAGCTCGCGGGCGGCGACTCCCCCACGCTCGACACCACGGCGCTCGTCCACGAGGCCTATGTCAAGCTGGCCCACACCTCCGCTTCCGAGTGGCGCGACCGCGTCCATTTCTTCCGCGTCGCCGCCCGCGCCATGCGCCAGATCGTGGTGGACCGGGCGCGCGCGCACCTGAGCCAGAAGCGCGGAGGCGGCGCGGTCGTGCTCCCGCTCCAGGAGTTCGACGACGTGGCCGACGAGCCGGGGCTCGCCGCCGTGACCCTGCTGTCCCTCGATCGGGCGCTCTCCCGTTTGGCGGAGCAGAGTCCCCGTCTGGCCCAGGTGGTGGAGCTGCGCTTCTTCAGCGGGTTGTCCGTGGAAGAGACCGCGGCCGCGCTGGACGTGTCCGACCGGACCATCAAGCGGGATTGGCGGCTCGCACGCGCCTTCCTGGAGGATGCGATGCGGACGGGTGCGGACGGCGACGAGCCCGGCTCTCCCGGACCCGGGTAG